TTACTTTATTCTTCTAAGTTGAGTGGAGTATGGAGGATCTTTTGAATTTACCTGGATGTATACCAAAGATAATCAGATACATCCTTCGTAGTATTCATATGCTCCAGTAATACGTCTGATCTCAGTGAAGTAGAATCAAATTGTGGAATAACCTCTTCAAATTGTTCCCATTTCTCAGCCGCGTCAAACTTAATGGCTGGTATTGCTGTTCTTGTATTGAATTCTGTGCTTACCTATTACAGATGAACATGCGGACAGTTAATGTCTTCTATGGTTTAAACCAAATCTTAGCTCTTCTCTAAATTAGGGATAAGGAGATGATAGTGCTTTGGCCTTCTGTCAATCATAAATGGAGCCGTTTGGGAGTAGATCTGGAAAGGTTAACGATTcgtagaattgaaagaatttttAAGTATGTCAGTATTTACCTTTGCCGTATTGAAGGCTACAGTCTTGCAGTCAGGTAAGATGCTTATAGATTGCCGAGGTAATTCATATGACGAATTCTGAAATTGCATTACTACACTTTTTCTGTTATCTATGTTGACTAGAAATGCTGCACAAGCTCCAGAATCTCCACTGAATACATAAGCCTGGTTTGTATAGTGCTTGTAAGCTTTGAgattgaaattatttttgtaaGAGAGAAAAGTTGCACCTTGAGATGAGGGTTACTCGTGAACTCGGTGGATATTTACCTCTTGTTGTTCTCCTAAGGACTGCATGGAAGGGAATACAGAAAGTATGGTCTCTGAGCATAACTTCACCGCTTCATGTAACTCTTTCAAATGTCCCCATTTTGGTTGTCTAATTAAACCTGTCGTAGAATTCTCAATCAGAGCTAGTGAAAAAACTGGAAGCATGAGTAAAACTTGTGGATTACTTACCATACTCATCTAATGGAGCTTGGTCATAGTAACTTGTTATCATATATTCCGCAGCAGTCCTGCCAAAATTGGTTCCTCCATGATACTGATAATGGAGCCAGCCAGAGAACCTTGTTAGAGGATGGATGATAAAGCAGCTAAAATTTGATACATTGGACTTGGTAGTGAAGTATGTTGGTTCTATTTGTTGTGAGGtaagtttcttttttcttcttatattacttttctttcttttgagttAGTAGGTGTCAAATTTACCATATAATAGTTGATGAAGGTTCCATTCTTCCTTGCAATGAAGAGAGCAACATGATATGCCATGTCTTCTGCTGATCTGAGTGTTGCATTCTGACCATACACTTGATAACTTTGaatacaaaaaaatgaatatctTTTAGCAACTTCATtttttacataaataaatagAGAGTAGAATAAGAATATAATAGCTTACAAGCTTGTCCAGTTCTCAGTCCAGATTGATGGCTTGTTTGGTGAATTAGGCCCTTTAAATGTTTCTCCACATCTCAACCCATTGCATGAATTGATCTGGAGCATGTCTAAATAATGCttttaagaaaatgaaataaataaaagtagttTAATTAGTCACTCTGTAACTTACAACAGGATCAGGAGCATCATCTTGTTTGCACATGCACCATGGAACACCAGTTTGAAGTCCAACAGCCATCTCCGCCGCCCACGAGACGTAAGAAGGACCGTCTTCTCCGAATGCTTTTTCTACATTTTGATATTCATTCTCAATCTGCATGAAATATCTAAATTAACCAATACAGCAAAATAATTAATACGTACTAAGAAAAATATGGAGAATTCACCTGCGAGAGTATAATTGGACCTCCTTGTGAAGCATATAGTCCTTCTGATTTCATTAGGTTCACTATTTTTGTAGTGAAATTTTGCATGTAAAACTGTCAACACACAACTTACACTAGTCATTATCAACCAactatttatcatttttaaaacatgaaattaaatgGGAGGAAGAAATTCTAAATATTACCTTAAAGGGTTCATTATTTGAGCGGAAAACAACACCAGGGACATCATGTAACCAAAAAGGGAAACCTctataaagattaaaaaaaacaatttagtTAAGTCAATttgccaaaaataaaataaaattaaagggGTCAAAAGTTGAATATAGATATACTTTGGACTGAGGGTGCAAAATATCATAAAGTGGAAGCATGTAAAATTACCCATAAGTCCATTCGCCCTCAATATAGGGCCCAATGCGAAGGCAAGCATAGAGACCTTGTGCTTGAATTTCCTTCATAAATGCTACTATGTCACGTCTTCCACTAAAATCATACTGATATcacattaaaaattaaaaaaagagaagtTAATTCAGTGGAAAAAAAACATTTGGTGTTCACGCAGAATTCGAACAAAAATACCTGTCCAGGTTGGGGTTCATGAAGGTTCCAAAATACATAGGTCTCAATCACATCTATTCCGCCTTGTTTAGCTTTTGATATTAAAGATGGCCACAtctataagaaataaaataatgtttAGAAAAGAGAGccaacaaaaaaaggaaaaaaaaagtctCTTTTCGAGCCAAAAAACAGATATTATTAAATGAATTAGTAGGAGTTGTAATGATTTAAGGAGAATGAGTCAAAGGACATCCTAGTGTGCTAAACGAATAAAGTAATCTTCTAAGAAGAATCAAAGATATATAAACGTAcagaacaaacaaattaaatataaatttcagAAAGTCTACCAAAGCAATATAGTAATGCAAGTATAAAATATTCAACAGAACAAAATATACTAGACACACAATATTCAAACACTCTTGTGCACTCCGAGGTAGAGATAAAGTTTGTGCATATTTTACTCTCTCAAGATTCTATTCGTGAATTTACACtggatatatttttattataaacaAATGAATAATAATGTAATGGAAGGAAGCAAAAGTAGTGTTAGTGATGGTGAAATTTAATTCGAATTAACACTCACATTTTAAGGGAGAAGTGATAAACAACACATAGTATAAAGTAATTGTATTtttcagaagaaagaaaaatctaGGTAATGAGAACTTCAAACTAGGACTAGGTAACATCTTGATTAATGTTATTCTTATTTTATAGAAACCAGACAAAAGAAAGTTTGAAACAACCTAGATAAAATTTGATTTAGATGTAATTTCCAATCAGAGTCTTAATCTAAGTCCTTACCCACTAATCTAAAAGTCCTATCGACTGGTTTGCGTACCTATGTTATATATTAATCCCACTACGCACTAGAAATTACAAATTGGTCACCTACTAATTAATGTCTTGTTCAAAAAAGAATGATCTGTCAGTTTATTTTTGGTCTTTATcctctcaaaaaaaataaaaataaatctaataatataaaaaatatttaagctctGTATTTGACTCAACACTCTACCTATAAACATATATAGGCGTACTTAATTTGACATATGCTACCGCAAAAAGGGGATTTCCTGACGGCATCTAAGGAAGGGTCTTTTAAGTTGAACCAACACTTAATTAGTTCCTAAGAAATTAAGGATTCGGGATTGAGTTGGAGCAACAAGTGGTATTTCTACAAGGGAGGCTATGAATCGTTTTTCTAATATCAAAGCTTTCTCAATCAAACTTGTTGCACTAGACTTGTTTAGTACGATTATATCTCTTATgtaaaagattatttttatttgttgtaatagatattatattttatttcaaatatcacattttaagaaggttttctaTAAATATCCTTCGAATGATTTGatagtataaaaaattatttagacTAACCATGTATATAACGTAACTCAAACTATTATAAGTACATACACATTTGAATATGTCCAtagaatttaagttatatattatAGGCTCAATTTCTGCaaattaactattaaaaaacGTGAAATTTCAACAGGCGTAGTATCTATTCATGAAAACGTTTCCATCAAGCAATTTTTTAGATGAAATCTTAGTCGTAATTCCGTGTCATTTAATAGTTAGATCATATTGAATGaacaaagagagagagagacataCGTGAGGGGTGCTTCTAGGATAATGAATAGAACCAGAGAATAACATCTTCCTTTCCCCATCTATCATCAATGACCTTCCGTCGTAACTAACGTTTGCGCCACGGGCAGACACCGCCATCACCACCAATAAAGCCGCGGCTACCAACCACGACATTTCCATCGTCTCTTTACGAAATTAAAACGTAAAAGGAAGCTAGCTTGCTAGCTGATTttttacaatatatatacacttttatatatgtatataattgaaGTGAAGCTTAGAagcaaaagaaggaaaaacaaaCATGAGTATGAAGAGAGAGAATGAATTTACGGAAGAGGCAAGTTAGAAGTGGGGCTATTATATGTTCATTCATGTGAAGTACACTCAATGTAATTATATATGTCCCTTTCTTATCTTTTATACTTCAAATGAAATTTCTCTCTGAAaactttaaattctttttaaatgaAACTAGCTAGATGGAGGACAGAAGAAAGAGAAGTTATACAAAAAAACATAATGACATTTCCGTGGATACGCATGTGTGGGGAAATTTCATGACCCAACTACTAGTCCCGGAGTCAAAAATTGATGATTAAGTGGTTTTTTACTTTCAACTTATTATACGACCAATTTTAATAGCCTAGTTGAttgtttatttaaatatttattttattggtgaGATTTTTAACCTCCATCTTATAATTAAGgttttttcccttctttttgtaatctcaaataataataaaaggctTTAAGTTAT
This region of Solanum dulcamara chromosome 9, daSolDulc1.2, whole genome shotgun sequence genomic DNA includes:
- the LOC129902056 gene encoding beta-galactosidase 16-like isoform X2 → MEMSWLVAAALLVVMAVSARGANVSYDGRSLMIDGERKMLFSGSIHYPRSTPHMWPSLISKAKQGGIDVIETYVFWNLHEPQPGQYDFSGRRDIVAFMKEIQAQGLYACLRIGPYIEGEWTYGGFPFWLHDVPGVVFRSNNEPFKFYMQNFTTKIVNLMKSEGLYASQGGPIILSQIENEYQNVEKAFGEDGPSYVSWAAEMAVGLQTGVPWCMCKQDDAPDPVINSCNGLRCGETFKGPNSPNKPSIWTENWTSFYQVYGQNATLRSAEDMAYHVALFIARKNGTFINYYMYHGGTNFGRTAAEYMITSYYDQAPLDEYGLIRQPKWGHLKELHEAVKLCSETILSVFPSMQSLGEQQEAYVFSGDSGACAAFLVNIDNRKSVVMQFQNSSYELPRQSISILPDCKTVAFNTAKVSTEFNTRTAIPAIKFDAAEKWEQFEEVIPQFDSTSLRSDVLLEHMNTTKDVSDYLWYTSSIEHDLMEQQSTISVKSLGHVLHAFVNGEHVGSSHGRFRNTSFTLEGAVSLNKGTNNISLLSATVGLPDSGAFLERRALGVKSVIIQDSKETKNITNFSWGYQVGLSGEKLQIYSLEESKSVNWSSLDSSQPLTWYKSIFDAPKGDDPVALNLGSMGKGEAWVNGQSIGRYWVSFRTLAGIPSQTWLVQR
- the LOC129902056 gene encoding beta-galactosidase 16-like isoform X1, whose translation is MEMSWLVAAALLVVMAVSARGANVSYDGRSLMIDGERKMLFSGSIHYPRSTPHMWPSLISKAKQGGIDVIETYVFWNLHEPQPGQYDFSGRRDIVAFMKEIQAQGLYACLRIGPYIEGEWTYGGFPFWLHDVPGVVFRSNNEPFKFYMQNFTTKIVNLMKSEGLYASQGGPIILSQIENEYQNVEKAFGEDGPSYVSWAAEMAVGLQTGVPWCMCKQDDAPDPVINSCNGLRCGETFKGPNSPNKPSIWTENWTSFYQVYGQNATLRSAEDMAYHVALFIARKNGTFINYYMYHGGTNFGRTAAEYMITSYYDQAPLDEYGLIRQPKWGHLKELHEAVKLCSETILSVFPSMQSLGEQQEAYVFSGDSGACAAFLVNIDNRKSVVMQFQNSSYELPRQSISILPDCKTVAFNTAKVSTEFNTRTAIPAIKFDAAEKWEQFEEVIPQFDSTSLRSDVLLEHMNTTKDVSDYLWYTSSIEHDLMEQQSTISVKSLGHVLHAFVNGEHVGSSHGRFRNTSFTLEGAVSLNKGTNNISLLSATVGLPDSGAFLERRALGVKSVIIQDSKETKNITNFSWGYQVGLSGEKLQIYSLEESKSVNWSSLDSSQPLTWYKSIFDAPKGDDPVALNLGSMGKGEAWVNGQSIGRYWVSFRTLAGIPSQTWYNVPRSFLQPEDNLLILFEEETGNPLDITIDTISVTTPSLRKLVQR